In Pedobacter sp. SL55, the following proteins share a genomic window:
- a CDS encoding type II CAAX prenyl endopeptidase Rce1 family protein, giving the protein MSISFLRKKGKFYSIRAWKKNYPFLFYYTAIVFGLIHLSNYKDLTVSDPSFVLYIASQTFGGLSLGYLRIKYGLTYSILFHAFFNLIVFSLAILFP; this is encoded by the coding sequence ATTTCTATCAGTTTTTTAAGGAAGAAAGGCAAGTTCTACAGCATTAGGGCCTGGAAGAAAAACTACCCATTCTTATTTTATTATACCGCTATTGTATTCGGTTTAATTCATTTAAGCAACTACAAAGATTTGACCGTTTCTGATCCTAGTTTTGTACTTTACATCGCTTCTCAAACTTTTGGCGGATTAAGCTTAGGCTATTTGCGAATTAAATATGGCTTAACTTATAGTATACTTTTTCATGCATTTTTTAATCTCATTGTCTTTTCGTTGGCAATTCTTTTCCCTTAG
- a CDS encoding SelT/SelW/SelH family protein: MSKPVVTIEYCPKCGWMLRSAYFAQELLTTFAEELGGVTLKPSETSGTFLISIDSKLIFDRKTESRFPETKELKQLVRDISCPGKSLGHSDK; encoded by the coding sequence ATGAGTAAACCCGTTGTTACTATAGAGTATTGTCCAAAATGTGGTTGGATGTTACGTTCGGCCTATTTTGCACAAGAGCTGCTTACTACATTTGCAGAAGAACTTGGTGGCGTAACATTAAAGCCTAGCGAAACGAGTGGCACTTTTTTGATTAGCATTGATAGCAAGTTAATTTTTGATAGAAAAACGGAAAGTCGCTTTCCTGAAACTAAGGAACTGAAACAGTTAGTTAGGGATATTTCTTGTCCAGGGAAAAGTTTAGGGCATTCAGATAAATAA
- a CDS encoding type II toxin-antitoxin system RelE/ParE family toxin produces MSAKKQIAEIVKKDLKEVNTKVNFIAKNPLVYQIRYANIRVAFTDRFPYGIHYEYNEPENEIIILAVFHTSINPKTWEDR; encoded by the coding sequence ATGAGCGCTAAAAAGCAAATTGCTGAAATTGTAAAGAAAGATTTAAAAGAAGTTAATACAAAAGTAAATTTCATTGCTAAAAACCCACTTGTTTATCAAATTCGTTATGCCAATATTAGGGTGGCATTTACCGATAGGTTTCCTTATGGCATTCACTATGAATACAACGAACCAGAAAATGAAATAATCATATTAGCAGTTTTTCATACTTCAATAAATCCCAAAACTTGGGAAGACAGATAA